In one window of Nocardiopsis aegyptia DNA:
- the menD gene encoding 2-succinyl-5-enolpyruvyl-6-hydroxy-3-cyclohexene-1-carboxylic-acid synthase produces MNPSTALARVLVDELARCGLSEAVVSPGSRSTPLALALVAHPEVRVHVRVDERSASFLALGLARVSRRPVAVVCTSGTAAANFHPAVMEASESGVPLLVLTADRPPELRGTGANQTVDQIGLYGSAVRMFAEVGTPDPAPGMVAYWRSLSCRAWAAAVGGRPGPVHLNVAFRDPLTPDEPGTGAPSWTEPLEGRERGRPWIGRPGPRAEPAPFRLPDVERGVIVCGDGDYDPVPFLALAELTGWPLLAEPTSNARRVGAISTYRQLLASPRFAAGPPPELVVSVGRPNLSRQILAYLRRAERHVVVTAGAIGDPCAALANAFSDPARTATDVVAAVAAPEGLELAPPVADHHPQRTPSAQYPPSARTDWSRSWWRAEAAARTAVDTVLDADEALSEMRLARDLASHLAAGSLLFAGSSMPIRDLDAAMRARCGVRLVGNRGVSGIDGTVSTAIGAALAHQADGAGGQAYALLGDLAMLHDQNGLVIGPGEPRPDLAVVVVNNDGGGIFSGLEQAGHPDFERVFGTPHGVSMERVAAVADLPYTRLEWATDLPKALLGEGLRVIEVQTTRTDSAVLRRRVQAAVDEAVDGVL; encoded by the coding sequence ATGAATCCGTCTACCGCCCTGGCGCGGGTCCTCGTCGACGAACTGGCCCGCTGCGGGCTGTCCGAGGCCGTGGTCTCGCCGGGGTCGCGCTCGACGCCCCTCGCGCTGGCCCTGGTCGCCCACCCGGAGGTGCGCGTCCACGTGCGCGTGGACGAGCGCTCGGCGTCGTTCCTCGCGCTGGGCCTGGCCCGCGTGTCGCGGCGCCCGGTGGCGGTGGTGTGCACGTCCGGTACGGCCGCGGCGAACTTCCATCCCGCGGTGATGGAGGCGAGCGAGAGCGGCGTGCCGCTGCTGGTGCTGACCGCCGACCGGCCGCCCGAGCTGCGCGGGACCGGCGCGAACCAGACGGTGGACCAGATCGGCCTGTACGGCAGTGCGGTGCGCATGTTCGCCGAGGTCGGCACCCCCGACCCGGCGCCGGGGATGGTCGCGTACTGGCGTTCGCTGTCGTGTCGCGCCTGGGCGGCGGCCGTGGGCGGGCGCCCCGGGCCGGTGCACCTGAACGTGGCCTTCCGCGATCCCCTCACCCCCGACGAGCCCGGGACCGGCGCCCCGTCCTGGACGGAGCCGTTGGAGGGCCGCGAGCGGGGCCGCCCGTGGATCGGGCGTCCCGGCCCGCGCGCGGAGCCCGCGCCGTTCCGCCTGCCCGACGTCGAGCGCGGCGTCATCGTGTGCGGCGACGGCGACTACGACCCGGTGCCGTTCCTGGCCCTGGCCGAGCTGACCGGGTGGCCGCTGCTGGCCGAACCCACCTCCAACGCCCGCCGGGTGGGAGCGATCTCCACGTACCGGCAGCTGCTGGCCTCGCCGCGCTTCGCCGCGGGGCCGCCGCCGGAGCTGGTCGTGAGCGTGGGGCGGCCCAACCTGTCCCGGCAGATCCTGGCCTACCTGCGCCGCGCCGAACGGCACGTGGTGGTGACCGCGGGGGCGATCGGCGACCCCTGTGCCGCGCTGGCCAACGCCTTCTCCGACCCCGCCCGCACGGCCACCGACGTGGTGGCGGCGGTGGCCGCCCCCGAGGGCCTGGAGCTGGCCCCACCCGTCGCCGACCACCATCCTCAGCGGACGCCTTCGGCGCAGTACCCTCCCTCGGCGAGAACGGACTGGTCGCGTTCGTGGTGGCGTGCGGAGGCCGCGGCGCGCACCGCCGTGGACACGGTCCTGGACGCCGACGAGGCGCTGAGCGAGATGCGGCTGGCGCGCGACCTGGCCTCGCACCTGGCGGCCGGGTCGCTGCTGTTCGCCGGTTCCAGCATGCCCATCCGCGACCTGGACGCGGCCATGCGCGCGCGGTGCGGTGTGCGCCTGGTGGGCAACCGCGGGGTGAGCGGGATCGACGGCACGGTCTCCACGGCCATCGGTGCCGCGCTGGCGCACCAGGCCGACGGGGCGGGCGGGCAGGCCTACGCCCTGCTGGGCGACCTGGCGATGCTGCACGACCAGAACGGGCTGGTGATCGGGCCGGGCGAGCCGCGCCCCGACCTGGCCGTGGTCGTGGTCAACAACGACGGCGGCGGGATCTTCTCCGGGCTGGAGCAGGCGGGCCACCCCGACTTCGAGCGGGTCTTCGGTACACCGCACGGGGTGTCGATGGAGCGGGTGGCGGCGGTCGCGGACCTGCCCTACACGCGTCTGGAATGGGCCACGGACCTGCCCAAGGCCCTGTTGGGGGAGGGACTGCGGGTGATCGAGGTGCAGACCACGCGTACCGACAGCGCCGTGCTGCGCCGCCGTGTGCAGGCCGCGGTGGACGAGGCGGTCGACGGCGTGCTGTGA
- a CDS encoding cupin domain-containing protein yields MNYVLHMTELARWRTGTGDLEPDSLHTDGFVHASPNEHTVLAVANSLYSRATEPYCVLVVDTVRLGREVRWEPAAPAAGQGVLEGVDESVLFPHIYGPIPREAVVGVRYLRREPPGVFTAVDQRGPTAEALDLFPHPEGGWFKVTWRSGVTVHPEGYDGPRETASGLQFLLNRGDRCRWHRLRSAQLWSFDRGGPVLIELGGTGPEPEVEQRLTLGPHIEAGQNLQVLVPSNTWQTSRLLTGEENLSTCVTSPAFDFADVEVADEGGTLRFPRRL; encoded by the coding sequence GTGAACTACGTGCTGCACATGACGGAGCTGGCTCGTTGGCGGACCGGTACCGGTGACCTGGAGCCCGACAGTCTGCACACCGACGGGTTCGTGCACGCCTCGCCCAACGAGCACACGGTGCTGGCGGTGGCCAACTCGCTCTACAGCAGGGCGACCGAGCCCTACTGCGTGCTGGTGGTGGACACGGTGCGGCTGGGCCGGGAGGTGCGCTGGGAACCGGCGGCGCCCGCGGCGGGGCAGGGTGTGCTGGAGGGCGTGGACGAGTCGGTGCTCTTCCCGCACATCTACGGTCCGATTCCGCGTGAGGCCGTGGTGGGTGTGCGCTACCTGCGCCGCGAACCGCCGGGGGTGTTCACCGCGGTCGACCAGCGCGGCCCCACGGCCGAGGCGCTGGACCTGTTCCCGCACCCGGAGGGCGGATGGTTCAAGGTCACCTGGCGCAGCGGGGTGACCGTGCACCCGGAGGGCTACGACGGTCCGCGCGAGACGGCCTCGGGTCTGCAGTTCCTGCTCAACCGGGGCGACCGGTGCCGGTGGCACCGGCTGCGCTCGGCCCAGTTGTGGTCCTTCGACCGCGGCGGCCCGGTGCTCATCGAGCTCGGGGGCACGGGGCCCGAGCCGGAGGTCGAGCAGCGCCTCACCCTGGGGCCGCACATCGAGGCCGGCCAGAACCTGCAGGTGCTGGTGCCGTCGAACACCTGGCAGACCTCACGTCTGCTGACCGGCGAGGAGAACCTGTCCACGTGCGTGACCTCCCCGGCGTTCGACTTCGCCGACGTGGAGGTGGCCGACGAGGGCGGTACGCTGCGCTTCCCCAGGAGGCTGTGA
- a CDS encoding CdaR family transcriptional regulator: protein MAEHPRRAPLSGEIAQRVVDLIAPTISHNINVMDEHGTIIACLDPARIGTLHRGAQRVIAEGRGVLVTTHGRESSDRPGANEPLVVDGELCGVVGVTGDPHEVAPLARVVALTVQLLVAQSRDQDAVTRRHTEARDLIAALGSGTAEPGAARARLAAAGLAPPWSLALWTAAEPRPDGSAAPPEPSETAVARINADAGHRAAVLHGALWTVGTGAVPAPGALGLPEDGRHTRTEPTGDVDVLLAHAEESRALCRYAGLIPALADPGPWSRAIAVAVAHLPARSLAHLAGHVVLLNGAQRRTVLAVASTTSLQAAADALYVHRNTLLQRVERIRAVTGFDPRRPDHLTTLQMAMYARDALGGSHRE from the coding sequence ATGGCCGAACACCCGCGTCGGGCCCCGCTGAGCGGTGAGATCGCCCAGCGCGTGGTCGACCTCATCGCCCCGACGATCAGCCACAACATCAACGTGATGGACGAGCACGGCACCATCATCGCCTGCCTGGACCCCGCGCGGATCGGCACCCTGCACCGGGGCGCCCAGCGGGTGATCGCCGAGGGGCGCGGCGTGCTGGTGACCACCCACGGGCGGGAGAGCTCCGACCGGCCCGGCGCCAACGAACCCCTGGTCGTCGACGGCGAGCTGTGCGGGGTCGTCGGCGTCACGGGAGACCCCCACGAGGTCGCGCCGCTGGCCCGGGTCGTGGCGCTGACCGTGCAGCTGCTGGTCGCCCAGAGCCGCGACCAGGACGCGGTCACCCGGCGCCACACCGAGGCCCGCGACCTGATCGCGGCTCTGGGCTCGGGCACCGCCGAACCCGGGGCCGCCCGGGCCAGGCTGGCCGCCGCCGGACTGGCTCCGCCCTGGTCGCTGGCCCTGTGGACGGCCGCGGAGCCGCGCCCGGACGGCTCCGCGGCCCCGCCGGAGCCGTCCGAGACGGCCGTGGCGCGGATCAACGCCGACGCCGGGCACCGGGCGGCCGTCCTGCACGGCGCCCTGTGGACGGTGGGGACCGGTGCGGTGCCGGCGCCCGGCGCGCTGGGCCTGCCCGAGGACGGCCGCCACACCCGGACCGAGCCCACTGGCGACGTCGACGTGCTGCTCGCCCACGCGGAGGAGTCGCGGGCGCTGTGCCGGTACGCCGGCCTGATCCCCGCCCTGGCCGACCCCGGCCCGTGGTCGCGGGCGATCGCCGTTGCCGTCGCCCACCTGCCCGCGCGCAGCCTCGCCCACCTGGCGGGGCACGTCGTCCTGCTGAACGGGGCGCAGCGCCGCACCGTCCTCGCCGTGGCCTCCACGACCTCCCTGCAGGCGGCGGCCGACGCGCTCTACGTCCACCGCAACACCCTGCTCCAGCGGGTGGAGCGCATCCGGGCGGTGACCGGGTTCGACCCGCGCCGCCCCGACCACCTGACCACGCTGCAGATGGCGATGTACGCACGCGACGCACTGGGCGGTTCGCACAGGGAGTGA
- a CDS encoding glycerate kinase, which translates to MSHAPHTTDDAPRVRVAVVPDSFKGSAHAVEVAAAMAQGAEEAFTGLGMKADIDVLPFADGGEGTLDALLGAWGSDARTVETTDALGRPVRARYGLSPDGRTGVIEAAEANGLPLVNDVPLRPLTASTRGVGPLVGALLDAGVEEILLCIGGSATTDGGTGLLAALGARLLDRDGSELPDGGGSLSDLDRLDLSGLDERARSVRWRIACDVTNPLVGERGAAAVFGPQKGATPEDVRVLDAGLGRLADVLVRAGGTDVREMSGAGAAGGLPAPLAALLGAELVPGSRMVADVLGAEELLSRADLVLTGEGSFDGQSMAGKVVDAVRRLTPADRPVVVIAGSVSVPREELAAAGITAAVSIARGPATLERMREEVLPGITWAAFTSCRLLAHGPVGSRG; encoded by the coding sequence ATGTCGCACGCACCGCACACCACCGACGACGCACCCCGTGTCCGCGTCGCCGTCGTCCCGGACTCCTTCAAGGGCAGCGCCCACGCCGTGGAGGTGGCGGCCGCGATGGCCCAGGGGGCCGAGGAGGCCTTCACCGGCCTGGGCATGAAGGCCGACATCGACGTCCTGCCGTTCGCCGACGGCGGCGAGGGCACCCTCGACGCACTGCTGGGCGCCTGGGGGAGCGACGCGCGCACCGTGGAGACCACCGACGCGCTCGGCCGGCCCGTGCGCGCCCGCTACGGGCTCTCCCCCGACGGCCGGACCGGCGTCATCGAGGCCGCGGAGGCCAACGGGCTGCCCCTGGTCAACGACGTGCCACTGCGGCCGCTGACCGCGAGCACCCGGGGCGTGGGCCCGCTGGTGGGGGCGCTGCTCGACGCGGGCGTGGAGGAGATCCTGCTGTGCATCGGCGGATCGGCCACCACCGACGGCGGCACCGGTCTGCTCGCGGCCCTGGGGGCGCGGCTCCTGGACCGCGACGGCTCCGAACTGCCCGACGGCGGCGGGAGCCTGTCCGACCTGGACCGCCTGGACCTGTCCGGCCTCGACGAGCGCGCCCGTTCGGTGCGCTGGCGGATCGCCTGCGACGTCACCAACCCCCTGGTCGGCGAGCGGGGCGCGGCGGCCGTCTTCGGACCGCAGAAGGGCGCCACACCGGAGGACGTGCGCGTGCTCGACGCCGGGCTGGGCCGCCTGGCCGACGTGCTCGTGCGGGCGGGCGGGACCGACGTGCGCGAGATGTCGGGGGCGGGAGCCGCCGGAGGGCTGCCCGCGCCGCTGGCGGCGCTGCTGGGCGCCGAGCTGGTGCCCGGCTCGCGGATGGTCGCCGACGTGCTGGGCGCCGAGGAGCTGCTCTCCCGGGCCGACCTGGTCCTGACCGGTGAGGGGTCCTTCGACGGCCAGTCGATGGCGGGCAAGGTGGTCGACGCCGTGCGCCGGCTCACGCCCGCCGACCGGCCCGTCGTGGTCATCGCCGGCAGCGTCTCGGTCCCGCGGGAGGAGCTGGCGGCCGCGGGGATCACCGCGGCCGTGTCGATCGCCCGCGGGCCGGCGACCCTGGAGCGGATGCGCGAGGAGGTCCTGCCCGGGATCACCTGGGCGGCGTTCACGAGCTGCCGCCTCCTCGCGCACGGCCCGGTCGGCTCCCGCGGCTAG
- a CDS encoding NAD(P)H-dependent oxidoreductase yields the protein MKTLIVHAHPEPESLNSALKDLAVSTLENAGHQVRVSDLYAMGWKAVADAADYGPAASHPLRLAQDSGRAFDAGTLTPDVRAEQEKLLWADTLILQFPLWWYTMPAILKGWVDRVFTYHFAYGVGEHSDTRYGDRFGEGTLAGRRALLSVTAGGPESHYAARGINGPMDDLLFPIHHGVLYHPGMDVLPPFVLYSTDRMTAEDYPDVAKAWEQRLLTLDTTEPIPFRPQNAGDYEIPSLHLKEGLEPAGRTGFGLHVRG from the coding sequence GTGAAGACGCTCATCGTCCACGCCCACCCGGAGCCGGAGTCGCTCAACAGCGCGCTGAAGGACCTCGCGGTGTCCACGTTGGAGAACGCCGGGCACCAGGTGCGGGTGAGCGACCTGTACGCGATGGGCTGGAAGGCGGTCGCCGACGCCGCCGACTACGGCCCCGCCGCCTCGCACCCGCTCAGGCTCGCCCAGGACTCGGGCCGGGCCTTCGACGCCGGCACGCTCACCCCCGACGTCCGCGCCGAGCAGGAGAAGCTGCTGTGGGCCGACACCCTCATCCTGCAGTTCCCGCTGTGGTGGTACACGATGCCCGCGATCCTCAAGGGCTGGGTGGACCGCGTGTTCACCTACCACTTCGCCTACGGGGTCGGCGAGCACAGCGACACCCGGTACGGCGACCGCTTCGGCGAGGGCACCCTCGCCGGCCGGCGGGCCCTGCTCTCGGTCACCGCCGGCGGCCCCGAGTCGCACTACGCCGCCCGCGGGATCAACGGCCCCATGGACGACCTGCTCTTCCCGATCCACCACGGCGTCCTCTACCACCCGGGCATGGACGTGCTGCCGCCGTTCGTGCTCTACAGCACCGACCGGATGACGGCCGAGGACTACCCCGACGTCGCCAAGGCCTGGGAGCAGCGCCTGCTCACCCTGGACACGACCGAGCCGATCCCGTTCCGGCCGCAGAACGCCGGTGACTACGAGATCCCCTCACTCCACCTGAAGGAGGGGCTGGAGCCCGCCGGCCGCACGGGCTTCGGCCTCCACGTGCGCGGCTAG
- a CDS encoding helix-turn-helix transcriptional regulator gives MDDLAGFLRTRRSRVDPAAVGIPVDSRRRVEGLRREEVAHLSGVSVDYYVRLEQGRATQPSEQVLDALARVLGLDGTERGHLHRLARQRRRRAKAPGGRVRPELLRVLDLVADAPALIMNHRLDVLAGNRLAGLLYGRPVPGLNTARHLFLDEPERGLYADWESCTLDVVGHLRLAAGRYPDDPRLASLIGELSMRSERFCRLWARADVRARAHGRKAYQHPLVGLLELHQENFALPDESGMELIVLSASPGGPAEDGLRLLAGLGADSEGAPPAVDVGPRE, from the coding sequence ATGGACGATCTCGCGGGCTTCCTGCGGACCCGGCGCTCCCGGGTCGATCCGGCGGCCGTCGGCATTCCCGTCGACAGCCGCCGCCGGGTCGAGGGGCTGCGCCGGGAGGAGGTCGCGCACCTGTCGGGGGTCAGCGTCGACTACTACGTGCGCCTGGAGCAGGGCCGCGCGACCCAGCCCTCGGAGCAGGTCCTGGACGCGCTCGCCCGCGTCCTCGGCCTGGACGGGACCGAGCGCGGTCACCTGCACCGGCTCGCCCGCCAGCGCCGGCGCCGGGCGAAGGCGCCGGGCGGGCGGGTCCGGCCGGAGCTGCTGCGGGTCCTGGACCTGGTGGCCGACGCGCCCGCGCTGATCATGAACCACCGTCTGGACGTGCTCGCCGGTAACCGCCTCGCGGGACTGCTCTACGGCCGGCCGGTGCCGGGGCTGAACACCGCCCGGCACCTGTTCCTGGACGAGCCCGAGCGCGGCCTCTACGCGGACTGGGAGTCCTGCACGCTGGACGTGGTCGGGCACCTGCGCCTGGCCGCCGGACGGTATCCCGACGACCCCCGCCTGGCCTCGCTCATCGGTGAGCTGTCGATGCGCAGCGAGCGCTTCTGCCGCCTGTGGGCCCGTGCGGACGTGCGTGCCCGCGCCCACGGGCGCAAGGCCTACCAGCACCCGCTGGTCGGGCTGCTGGAGCTGCACCAGGAGAACTTCGCGCTGCCCGACGAGTCGGGCATGGAGCTGATCGTGCTGTCCGCGTCCCCCGGCGGCCCGGCCG